A single region of the Gasterosteus aculeatus chromosome 1, fGasAcu3.hap1.1, whole genome shotgun sequence genome encodes:
- the LOC120826007 gene encoding cdc42 effector protein 3, producing MPAKTPMYLKTTTPRKGKRLRLRDVLSGDMISPPLGDVRHSAHVGPEGEGDMFGDVGFLQGKMNMLPTLSRMQDGRSHSVERRLDDGLAARQESHSYAYNGYHYQHSSAGLLKTTISMPVFIAHEQAPPKPPRLHLEDPSPPSLASQQNHFHHQPAADTSRKQANGHRDHHSQLFENGVVGRLASEPCRDISLPPAVRRLVPSSGSFSEVSSEDSMSETCGPLDVRRGLSLDSDAGLSNEDLRSDRSESPCSPFHPAALTVSSGVSRSDSMAGLDLDLGPSIMEDVLSIMDRYKAEDDRCEL from the coding sequence ATGCCGGCAAAGACACCAATGTACTTAAAAACGACAACGCCCAGGAAGGGGAAGAGGCTGAGGCTTCGCGACGTCCTCTCGGGCGACATGATCAGCCCGCCGCTGGGCGACGTGCGCCACAGCGCGCACGTGGGGCCCGAAGGCGAGGGCGACATGTTCGGCGACGTGGGCTTCCTGCAGGGCAAGATGAACATGCTGCCGACTCTGAGTCGGATGCAGGACGGACGCTCGCACAGCGTGGAGAGGCGGCTGGACGACGGCCTGGCGGCGAGACAGGAGTCGCACAGCTACGCCTACAACGGTTACCACTACCAGCACTCCTCCGCCGGCCTGCTGAAGACCACCATCTCCATGCCCGTGTTCATCGCCCACGAGCAGGCTCCGCCCAAACCCccgcgcctccacctggaggaccCCTCCCCGCCCTCTCTGGCCTCCCAGCAGAACCACTTCCACCACCAGCCGGCGGCGGACACGAGCCGCAAGCAAGCCAACGGCCACAGGGACCACCACAGCCAGCTCTTCGAGAACGGCGTGGTGGGCCGCCTAGCGTCAGAGCCCTGCCGCGacatctccctcccccccgccgtccGCAGGCTCGTCCCCTCCTCGGGCTCCTTCTCAGAGGTCTCCTCTGAGGACTCCATGTCGGAAACCTGCGGGCCCCTGGACGTGCGCCGTGGCCTCAGCCTGGACTCGGACGCCGGCCTGAGCAACGAGGACCTAAGGAGCGACCGCAGCGAGTCGCCCTGCTCCCCCTTCCACCCGGCCGCTCTCACAGTGTCGTCTGGGGTCTCGCGGTCGGACTCTATGGCCGGGTTGGACCTGGATCTGGGCCCATCCATCATGGAGGACGTCCTGAGCATCATGGACCGCTACAAGGCCGAGGACGATCGCTGCGAGCTGTGA